ACCACGTACCAACGCTGAGCCATCGTCAGCCCCCCAACCCGATTACGTAGCGCATCACCAGGGCCAGCACCTGATCCACGAGGAAGAAGAAAATGGCGGCAAGCACCACCATCGCGAACACCATCGCCGTGGTGATGGCGGTTTCCTTGCGGGTCGGCCATGTGACCTTGCCGACTTCCTGGCGGACTTGCCGGGCAAACTCTAACGGGTTGATCTTCGCCATGCCTTCCATTCGAACCTTGAACCGATCGCGGTGCCCATTCAGTCCGGGCGGTGGCAGGAGTGGAGGGACTCGAACCCCCAACCCCCGGTTTTGGAGACCGGTGCTCTAGCCAATTGAGCTACACTCCTAAGACCCGCGCGCCGGTTCCGATCTCGAGGTCCCGGCTCTCTGGTCGAGGATGCCGTTCCCCGCTTACGGCTGCAGTCCTTGCTCCTAAAGCGCCCTATTCGATGATGGAGGCGACGACGCCGGCGCCGACGGTACGACCGCCCTCGCGGATGGCGAAGCGCAGGCCTTCATCCATCGCGATCGGCGCGATCAGATGCACCTCCATCGCGATGTTGTCACCCGGCATCACCATTTCCGTGCCCGCCGGCAGAACCACCGTCCCCGTCACGTCCGTCGTCCGGAAGTAGAACTGCGGGCGGTAGTTCGAGAAGAACGGCGTATGACGGCCGCCCTCCTCCTTCGTCAGGATGTAGGCCTCGGCCTTGAACTTCGTGTGCGGCGTGATCGCGCCCGGCTTCGACAGAACCTGGCCCCGCTCCACTTCCTCGCGCTTCGTGCCGCGCAAGAGCGCGCCGATGTTGTCGCCAGCCTCGCCGTAGTCCAGCAGCTTGCGGAACATCTCGACGCCCGTCACGATCGTCTTCGTCGTCGGACGCAGACCCACGATCTCCACTTCGTCGCCGACCTTCACCGACCCGCGCTCGATGCGGCCCGTCACCACCGTCCCGCGGCCCGAGATCGAGAACACGTCCTCGATCGGCATCAGGAACGGACGGTCCTTCGCGCGCTCAGGCTGCGGAATGCTCGTATCCACCGCCTGCATCAGCTGCAGGATCGCGTCGTGGCCCAGCTTCGGCTCCCGGTTCTCCAGCGCGCACAAGGCCGAGCCCCGGATCATCGGAATGGTGTCGCCCGGGAAGTTGTAGGAGGTCAGAAGCTCGCGAACCTCGAGCTCCACCAGTTCCAGAAGCTCCGGATCGTCCACCATGTCGCACTTGTTCAGGAACACCACCAGCGCCGGAACGCCGACCTGGCGCGCCAGCAGGATGTGCTCGCGCGTCTGCGGCATCGGACCGTCCGCCGCCGAGACCACCAGGATCGCGCCGTCCATCTGCGCGGCACCCGTGATCATGTTCTTCACATAGTCGGCATGGCCAGGGCAGTCCACATGCGCGTAGTGACGGTTCTTCGTCTCATACTCAACATGCGCCGTGTTGATCGTGATCCCGCGCGCCTTCTCTTCCGGCGCCTTGTCGATCTGGTCGTAGGCCATGAACGTCGCCCCGCCCGTCTCCGCCAGCACCTTCGTGATCGCCGCCGTCAATGACGTCTTCCCGTGGTCGACGTGACCGATCGTCCCAATGTTGCAGTGCGGCTTGTTCCGCTCGAATTTCGCCTTCGCCATCGTGGTCGGTTCCTGCTGACTTGAGTCTTCTCTGTGGTAGCGCCGGCCCGCTTCGCGAAACCGACGCCCGTTCTTGCTTCTTCCGGCCTTAAGCCGCCGGTAGGGCTTCGACCCTTACGCTTGGTCCGTGGTTTGGAGCGGGTGACGGGAATCGAACCCGCGTAGCCAGCTTGGAAGGCTGGAGCTCTACCATTGAGCTACACCCGCGCTGTACCGCTCGATTCCTTCAGACTGCTGTGAACCCTCAAAGCGTTCGCGTCACCGCATACGTGGCCGAAGAGGATGGTGGAGGGGGTAGGATTCGAACCTACGTAGGCTTACGCCAACGGGTTTACAGCCCGTCCCCTTTAGCCACTCGGGCACCCCTCCGTACGCTCATTCTCGGTCGCGCGCGGAGTTGCGAACTATGTGGATTTACAGCAGCTTGTCAACTTCTAAACACACGAAAAGCGCCCCGTCGTCCGTTCCACACCACAGAGGCAACGGTCGAGGGCGGATCTTGGTAGCCGAATTGTGGAATGCAATGTAATCAGGGCCATGCGCAAAGGCAAGCCGCGTTTCCCGCAACCCCGCCCTGCTTCAAACCGTCACCCTGAAGCGGGGTCCCCCGGGCGTTCCAAGCCCGTCCCCACCTCGTCCGGCCCGTCCAAGCCCAGCCGCGCGGGGACCGGTGGCCCTCACGACTCGCGCCGAAAGCCCGGCAAACCCGAGGCCGAGCGCGGCCCTGCGCCCAGGGCCGAGGCAGATCGGTCGCCACCCCGTCCCGCTCCGCGCGAGCGGGAGTCCGAACCGGGCCCGAGCCGACGCCCGCCGCCGGAACGCGCCGGCACCAGCGGCTTCTGGCTCTATGGCCTCCATGCGGTCCGCGCCGCACTCGGCAATCCGCGGCGCCATATCCACCGCATTCTCGTGACCCGCGAGCTGGCGGGCGAACTGTTCGAGGGCATCGACCGGTCGGCCCGGCCCCGCCCCCTGCCGACCCCGGAATCGATGGACAAGGAGGGAATCGCCCGGCTGCTGCCGGCCGGCTCGGTCCATCAGGGCGTGGCCGCCCGGGTGGAACCCCTACCTTATATAACGATCGAAGACCTGACCGCCGACCTGGACGCCGAGGCCCCGGCCCTGGTGGTGGTGCTCGACCAGGTGAGCGATCCCCATAACGTCGGCGCGATCCTGCGCTCCGCCGCGGCTTTCGGCGCCCGCGGCCTGATCGTGACCGAGCGCCATGCGGCGCCCGAGACCGGGACCCTGGCCAAATCCGCCAGCGGTGCCCTGGATGTGGTGCCCCTGGTCCGCGTCAGCAACCTGGTCCGCGCGCTCGAGCTCCTGAAAAAAGCCAATTTCTGGTGTCTCGGTTTCGATGCCGACGCGCCGGACAGTCTGCCCAAGACCAAGCTCGCCCAGCGGGTGGCGCTGGTGCTGGGGTCGGAAGGGCGCGGCATGCGCCGCCTGACGCGGGAGGGCTGCGACCTTTTGCTCAGTTTGCCGACCGGGGGTCCGATCGATCAACTCAACGTGTCGAACGCCGCCGCGATTGCACTCTATGAATGGGCCCGCCAGCATGGGCGGCCTCGCTGATCGCCACCGATCGATTCCAAGGGCCGCCTCGTCATGAAGCTCAGAACCCTCACTATCGCCGCCCTGTTCATCCTGAGCTTCGCGATCGCCGGCGGCATGCTGCTTCTGAACGGATTGAGCGTGCTGGCACAGGACAAGATCATCGCGCCCGGCGCCAGCGACGCGCAGATCGACGTGTTCTTCAATCCGATCGACACCAACAATGACCGGGTCATCTCCTTCGATGAGTTCTCGGTCAAGCAGCAGGGCAACTTCGCCAAGCTCGACACGGACAAGAGCGGCCAGATCACGCTGGTGGAATATACCGTCGAGGCGCAGAGCAAGCCCGACAAGCTCGCCAAGGAAACCTCGAAGTTCGCCAGCCTCGACACGAATCAGGACGGCAGCCTGACGCTCGCGGAATTCGAGGCGCCGCGCCGCCAGCAGTTCGACGATATGGACGCCAACTGCGACGGCCAGATGTCCTGGGGCGAATTCGCCGCGACCGTGCGCAACAAGCCGATGCCGAAAAGCTGCTGACTGCCGCGCAGGCTCGGGCAAGAAAGATAAACTGCGGCCCCGCCGCAATCTTCCTTTCTTGAGTTGCGCCCTCGTCGCCTGTTCATTGGAGCGGCAACGGGTCCAGGGCGGCGAGACCGGCCGTTCGAGCGCCCCGCGGCAGCACCGGGATCCGCCAAAAAACCGACGTCTCCCACACAATTTCCCTTGAGCCGCCTCGGGATAACATGCGCTCATCGAGAGGGCTTGAATGGAAATCGCCCTGGGGCAGGCCTGCTGCCGGGACGATTCAATGAAAAATCGAGCGTCGACGGGAAGGAAATCACGATGAAGAAGTTTCTAGCGGCATTGGCCATCGGGGCCGGGCTGGCCCTGACCATGCCGGCCGCGCATGCGGCCACACCTGACGATACCCTGATCGAAGCCTGGCGCTTCGACGACATGATCTCGCTCGATCCGGCGGAGATGTACGAGATCTCGACCTACGAACTCGTGGGCAATGTCTATGTAACGCTGGTCTCGATCGATCCTCATGACACCAGCCACATCCTGCCGCGTGTCGCGGAGAGCTGGTCGGCCTCGGACGACGGGCTGACCTATACCTTCAAGCTGCGCGCCGGCCAGAAATTCCACAGCGGCAACGCGCTGACGGCCGCCGATGTCGTCTATTCCTTCCAGCGCCTCGCGGCGCTCGATCTGGCGCCCGCCTTCCTGATCACGGACCTGGGCATCTCGAAGGAGAATATGAACGACACGCTGAAGGCCGTGGACGACCTGACCTTCCAGTTCAAGGTCGACAAGCCCTACGCGCCCTCCTACGTGATCAACGTGCTCTCGGCGTCGAACTTCGCGATCGTCGACAGCAAGCTGCTGAAGAGCCACGAGACGAACGGCGACTGGGGCAATGGCTGGCTGAAGACGAATTCGGCCGGATCGGGACCCTTCATCCTGAAGAGCTGGAAGCCGGACGAGACTCTCGTCCTCGAGGCCAATCCCGACTATTACGGCGGCAAGCCGAAGCTGAAACGGATCGTCTGGCGCAACATCGCCGAGGAATCCGCGCAGCGCCTGCTGCTGGAATCCGGCGACGTCGATATCGCGCGCAATCTCTCGGCCGACCAGCTCGATGGCCTGCGCAAGAAGGGCGGCTTCGAGGTCACCTCGACGCCGCAAAGCACCAGCCTCTATATCGGGATGAACCTCAAGAACAAATATCTGGCCGATCCCAAGGTGCGCGAGGCCATCCGCTATCTGGTCGATTATCAGGGGTTGGAAAAGACCGCGCTGCGCGAGCGGTACGTCACCAACCAGACGTTCCTGCCGAGCAGCTTCCTGGGCTATGTCGATTCCAATCCCTACAAGCTCGACGTCGCCAAGGCGAAATCGCTTCTGGCCGAAGCCGGCTATGCCGATGGCTTCGAGCTCTCGATCGATCTGGCATCGACCTTTCAGGAGCGCATGGACATCGCGCAAAGTCTGCAGGGAACGCTGGCCCAGGTCGGCATCAAGTTGAAGATCCTGTCGGAGGACGCAAAGACGGCGCTCACCAACTACCGGGCGCGCAAGCATGACCTCTATCTGGGCACCTGGGGCGTGGATTACTTCGATCCGAACACGAACATGGTGTTCGTGGCGAACTCGGACAATTCCGACGATCCGGCGAGCAAGCCGCTCTCCTGGCGCAACAGCTGGATCGATCCCGACATGACGGCCAAGGCCCAGGCCCTGCTGATGGAGCGCGACGACGCCAAGCGCAAGACGGGCTATCAGGATCTGATCAAGGCATGGCAGCCGGTCTCGCCCTTCGCCATGCTCTATCAGGAGGTCCAGGTCGCCGCCTACCTGCCCAAGGTCAAGAACTTCTTCCTCGGGCCCTCGGCGGAGACGACACTCTATCTGGACGTGAGCAAGTAAGAGCCCGCGCTTCATGTCGAAGCCCTCGGCAGCTTCGGCAACGGAAACCGACGCGATCCCGCCGGCCACGAGCGGCGCCTCCTCTCATCAGAGAGCGAGGCGTCTGCTTCTGGCCGGTTGGGAAACGCTGATTTCCGTCGCGGCGACCTTCTTCGGACTGCTCTTCATCACCTTCGTGATCGGCCGGCTCATGCCGGCCGATCCCCTCCTCGCCATCGTCGGCGAACGGGCCAGCGAAGAGACCTACAACCGGATCCGCGAAGAGCTGGGTTTGAACCTGCCGATCTGGCGGCAATTCCTGATCTATGCCTGGGACGTGGTGCGAGGCGATTTCGGGATGTCGGTGCTGACGGCCCGGCCCGTCTCCGAGGATCTCCTGCGCGTCTTCCCGGCGACGGCGGAGCTGTCCATCGTCGGCATCTTCATCGGCGTGGTCGCGGGCGTCCCGCTGGGGGTCTGGGCCGCGGTCTATCGCAACAGCTTCCTCGACCATGTCATGCGGGTGCTGGGGCTCGTCGGCTATTCGGTGCCGATCTTCTGGCTCGGCATCATGGGCCTCCTGGTCTTCTATCTCGAGCTGCAATGGGTCGCCGGACCCGGCCGGCTCGAAGTTTATCTCGACGGACAGGTGCCGACCGTGACCGGCATGATCCTGGTGGACTCCCTCATTGCCGGCGACTGGGAGGTCTTCAACAATGCCCTCAGTCACATCATCCTGCCGGCTTCGCTCCTGGGCTATTACTCCCTCGCCTATATCAGCCGCATGACCCGCAGCCTGATGCTGGAACAGCTCAACCAGGATTATCTCCTGACCGCGCGCATCAAGGGCATGCGGCAGAGCCGCCTCATCTGGCGCCATGCCTTCGGCAACATCCTGGTGCCGCTGATCACGGTGATCGCGCTCTCCTTCGCCGGATTGCTCGAAGGCTCGGTCCTGACCGAGACGGTCTTCGCCTGGCCGGGTATCGGCCGCTACATCACAAACGCGCTCTTGAACGCGGATATGAACGCCGTCCTCGGCGGCACCATCGTCGTCGGCACCGTCTTCGTCGGCGTCAATCTGCTGTCGGATGTGCTCTACCGGATCGTGGATCCGCGCGCGCGATGAGCAACGCCACGGACGTCGTCCGCCCCGGGCTCCGCGCCTGGCTCACGACCGATACGCCGGACTCCGGATGGCAAGCCGGCTGCGGCCGGCTCTATCGCGGCTGGCGCGTCTTCGCCCGCAACCCCCTCGCCCTCGTCGGGCTGGGAATTATCCTTCTCCTGGTCTTCTGCGCCGCCTTCGCGCCCTGGATCGCCACCGCCGATCCGACCGTCCAGGATCTCTCCTTGCGCCTGCAGCCGGCGAGCCCGGAACATTGGCTCGGCACCGACCGCATGGGCCGCGACACCTTCTCCGCCCTCGTCTATGGCGCGCGCGTCACGCTCTACATCGTCT
The nucleotide sequence above comes from Hypericibacter terrae. Encoded proteins:
- a CDS encoding ABC transporter permease, yielding MSKPSAASATETDAIPPATSGASSHQRARRLLLAGWETLISVAATFFGLLFITFVIGRLMPADPLLAIVGERASEETYNRIREELGLNLPIWRQFLIYAWDVVRGDFGMSVLTARPVSEDLLRVFPATAELSIVGIFIGVVAGVPLGVWAAVYRNSFLDHVMRVLGLVGYSVPIFWLGIMGLLVFYLELQWVAGPGRLEVYLDGQVPTVTGMILVDSLIAGDWEVFNNALSHIILPASLLGYYSLAYISRMTRSLMLEQLNQDYLLTARIKGMRQSRLIWRHAFGNILVPLITVIALSFAGLLEGSVLTETVFAWPGIGRYITNALLNADMNAVLGGTIVVGTVFVGVNLLSDVLYRIVDPRAR
- the secE gene encoding preprotein translocase subunit SecE produces the protein MAKINPLEFARQVRQEVGKVTWPTRKETAITTAMVFAMVVLAAIFFFLVDQVLALVMRYVIGLGG
- a CDS encoding EF-hand domain-containing protein, with amino-acid sequence MKLRTLTIAALFILSFAIAGGMLLLNGLSVLAQDKIIAPGASDAQIDVFFNPIDTNNDRVISFDEFSVKQQGNFAKLDTDKSGQITLVEYTVEAQSKPDKLAKETSKFASLDTNQDGSLTLAEFEAPRRQQFDDMDANCDGQMSWGEFAATVRNKPMPKSC
- the rlmB gene encoding 23S rRNA (guanosine(2251)-2'-O)-methyltransferase RlmB codes for the protein MRKGKPRFPQPRPASNRHPEAGSPGRSKPVPTSSGPSKPSRAGTGGPHDSRRKPGKPEAERGPAPRAEADRSPPRPAPRERESEPGPSRRPPPERAGTSGFWLYGLHAVRAALGNPRRHIHRILVTRELAGELFEGIDRSARPRPLPTPESMDKEGIARLLPAGSVHQGVAARVEPLPYITIEDLTADLDAEAPALVVVLDQVSDPHNVGAILRSAAAFGARGLIVTERHAAPETGTLAKSASGALDVVPLVRVSNLVRALELLKKANFWCLGFDADAPDSLPKTKLAQRVALVLGSEGRGMRRLTREGCDLLLSLPTGGPIDQLNVSNAAAIALYEWARQHGRPR
- the tuf gene encoding elongation factor Tu codes for the protein MAKAKFERNKPHCNIGTIGHVDHGKTSLTAAITKVLAETGGATFMAYDQIDKAPEEKARGITINTAHVEYETKNRHYAHVDCPGHADYVKNMITGAAQMDGAILVVSAADGPMPQTREHILLARQVGVPALVVFLNKCDMVDDPELLELVELEVRELLTSYNFPGDTIPMIRGSALCALENREPKLGHDAILQLMQAVDTSIPQPERAKDRPFLMPIEDVFSISGRGTVVTGRIERGSVKVGDEVEIVGLRPTTKTIVTGVEMFRKLLDYGEAGDNIGALLRGTKREEVERGQVLSKPGAITPHTKFKAEAYILTKEEGGRHTPFFSNYRPQFYFRTTDVTGTVVLPAGTEMVMPGDNIAMEVHLIAPIAMDEGLRFAIREGGRTVGAGVVASIIE
- a CDS encoding ABC transporter substrate-binding protein: MKKFLAALAIGAGLALTMPAAHAATPDDTLIEAWRFDDMISLDPAEMYEISTYELVGNVYVTLVSIDPHDTSHILPRVAESWSASDDGLTYTFKLRAGQKFHSGNALTAADVVYSFQRLAALDLAPAFLITDLGISKENMNDTLKAVDDLTFQFKVDKPYAPSYVINVLSASNFAIVDSKLLKSHETNGDWGNGWLKTNSAGSGPFILKSWKPDETLVLEANPDYYGGKPKLKRIVWRNIAEESAQRLLLESGDVDIARNLSADQLDGLRKKGGFEVTSTPQSTSLYIGMNLKNKYLADPKVREAIRYLVDYQGLEKTALRERYVTNQTFLPSSFLGYVDSNPYKLDVAKAKSLLAEAGYADGFELSIDLASTFQERMDIAQSLQGTLAQVGIKLKILSEDAKTALTNYRARKHDLYLGTWGVDYFDPNTNMVFVANSDNSDDPASKPLSWRNSWIDPDMTAKAQALLMERDDAKRKTGYQDLIKAWQPVSPFAMLYQEVQVAAYLPKVKNFFLGPSAETTLYLDVSK